The following proteins are co-located in the Candidatus Planktophila lacus genome:
- a CDS encoding PaaI family thioesterase, whose amino-acid sequence MTQPENTPNYLELIRERGSGALDKKMGIEILEASPERLVGRMPVEGNTQPIGLLHGGANVVLAESLGSIGTQLNAGPNRRIVGVDINATHHKSAMSGYVTGVATAVSIGKTLCVYEVVITNEQGQRTCSARITCMILAERA is encoded by the coding sequence ATGACGCAGCCAGAAAATACGCCAAATTATTTAGAGCTAATCCGGGAACGTGGAAGCGGCGCCCTCGATAAGAAGATGGGAATTGAGATTCTGGAGGCTTCTCCTGAACGACTAGTTGGCCGTATGCCAGTTGAGGGAAATACTCAACCAATCGGTTTACTTCACGGTGGCGCAAATGTCGTTTTGGCTGAATCGCTAGGTTCAATTGGTACCCAATTAAACGCTGGACCGAACCGCAGAATTGTTGGCGTTGATATCAATGCCACACATCACAAATCGGCTATGTCAGGATATGTGACCGGCGTTGCCACAGCGGTATCAATAGGAAAAACCTTGTGTGTATACGAAGTTGTGATTACCAACGAGCAGGGTCAACGTACTTGTTCTGCACGTATTACCTGCATGATCCTGGCTGAAAGAGCGTAG
- the polA gene encoding DNA polymerase I encodes MAQKRLLLIDGHSMAYRAFFALPAENFTTAQGQHTNAIYGFATMLISLLKDEKPTHVAVAFDVSRKTFRTDIFPDYKANRAKTPDEFRSQMSYLNDLVTGFGITQFALEGYEADDIIATITKQAEREGAEVLICTGDRDSFQLVTDKTTVLYPKRGVSEMVRMTPDAVQEKYGMSPDQYPDFAALRGDPSDNLPSIPGVGEKTAAKWIVEYGSLQDLIANVDKVGGKVGQSLRDNINDVIRNRELTQLVHDAPIEYQVEALAWAGVVESDLTKLFEQLEFRTLKDRLKPILNPDSVVKEVKGQSNNDEFTLFAPVIEGGTLSPEELSEKISQHSGDIALSFELLDEKLHRYAVAFNPSDVYLIHSAQMGEWAQDPKVSKIAHDAKSLARENLLDGVVFDTALAAYLVNPGVRAQELSDLLERWGDGAQIDTSSPEQSLLTSAAALFKLRGSLLTEMKDRGVLALFTDLELPIARLLAVMENRGIAVDRKELEKLATFFEGEVARETKAAHLAAGHEFNVASPKQLQVVLFDELNLPKTKKIKTGFTTDAEALNWLFEKTKHPLLESLLRIRETKKLGTTVEGLIAEIGSDGRIRTHFAQTVAATGRLSSVGPNLQNIPVRTEEGRSIRNAFIAGKGFSGLLTADYSQIEMRIMAHLSNDAGLLAAFETGEDLHATVAGLVFGVKANEVDSEMRRQIKAMSYGLAYGLSSYGLAAQLDLSPPAAQDLMDRYFQRFGGIRDYLSSVVEQARKVGYTETVMGRRRYLPDLMHDNRQRREIAERMALNAPIQGSAADIIKQAMLNVERALISENLKSRLLLQVHDELILEVVAGEEEVLTNLVRREMGSAFPLRAPLDVSVGIGKSWNEAAH; translated from the coding sequence ATGGCCCAGAAGCGTTTATTACTTATCGATGGCCATTCGATGGCATATCGCGCCTTCTTCGCACTTCCCGCCGAGAATTTCACAACCGCGCAAGGTCAACATACAAATGCTATTTATGGCTTTGCGACGATGTTGATTTCACTTTTAAAGGATGAGAAGCCAACCCACGTTGCCGTTGCCTTTGATGTTTCACGTAAGACATTCCGCACCGATATCTTCCCTGATTACAAAGCCAATCGCGCTAAGACTCCGGACGAATTCCGTTCGCAGATGTCTTATCTAAATGATTTGGTTACAGGATTCGGAATAACCCAGTTTGCACTTGAAGGTTACGAAGCTGATGACATCATCGCGACGATTACCAAACAAGCCGAACGAGAAGGTGCTGAAGTACTCATCTGTACGGGTGATCGGGACAGCTTTCAGTTGGTGACAGATAAGACCACTGTTCTCTATCCAAAGCGCGGAGTCTCCGAAATGGTGCGCATGACGCCAGATGCCGTGCAAGAAAAATACGGCATGAGCCCTGACCAATATCCTGATTTTGCCGCGTTACGCGGAGACCCCAGCGATAACTTGCCATCGATTCCAGGCGTTGGTGAAAAGACCGCTGCAAAGTGGATAGTCGAATATGGCTCACTTCAAGATTTAATTGCAAACGTAGATAAAGTCGGCGGCAAGGTAGGTCAATCACTTCGCGACAACATCAACGATGTCATTCGAAATCGCGAACTAACTCAACTCGTGCATGATGCACCGATCGAATACCAAGTAGAAGCACTCGCATGGGCCGGCGTGGTCGAAAGTGATCTCACCAAGTTATTTGAACAACTTGAGTTTCGAACCCTCAAAGATCGATTAAAGCCAATTCTTAATCCCGACTCAGTAGTCAAAGAGGTAAAGGGTCAGAGCAACAACGATGAGTTCACGCTCTTTGCCCCAGTGATCGAAGGCGGAACTCTGTCACCTGAAGAGTTAAGTGAGAAGATATCTCAGCACTCAGGAGATATCGCTCTATCTTTTGAGCTACTTGATGAGAAGTTGCATCGTTATGCAGTTGCCTTTAATCCGAGCGATGTCTATTTAATTCATTCGGCACAGATGGGGGAGTGGGCCCAGGATCCAAAAGTTTCGAAGATTGCACATGATGCCAAGTCGCTGGCTCGTGAAAACCTACTCGATGGAGTTGTTTTCGATACTGCACTCGCTGCATATCTTGTAAATCCAGGTGTGCGAGCACAGGAGTTATCCGATCTATTAGAGCGCTGGGGAGATGGTGCTCAAATTGATACCTCTTCTCCAGAACAATCACTTCTTACAAGCGCCGCCGCCCTCTTTAAATTACGTGGCTCACTTCTAACCGAGATGAAAGATCGCGGTGTACTTGCCCTCTTTACAGATTTAGAACTTCCTATTGCGCGCCTCCTCGCAGTTATGGAGAACCGTGGCATCGCCGTTGATCGCAAAGAGCTTGAAAAGTTAGCGACATTCTTTGAAGGAGAAGTCGCGCGCGAGACAAAGGCAGCTCACCTAGCCGCTGGCCATGAATTTAACGTGGCATCTCCAAAACAGCTACAAGTTGTTCTCTTCGATGAGCTAAACCTGCCAAAGACGAAGAAGATCAAGACTGGATTTACAACCGATGCCGAGGCGCTTAACTGGTTATTTGAAAAGACTAAGCATCCACTCCTTGAATCACTTCTTCGCATTCGAGAAACCAAGAAGTTAGGCACAACTGTCGAAGGTCTTATTGCAGAAATAGGAAGTGATGGAAGAATCCGCACCCACTTTGCGCAAACAGTTGCAGCAACGGGTCGTCTTTCATCTGTCGGACCAAACCTGCAGAACATTCCGGTACGCACCGAAGAAGGACGCAGTATCCGTAACGCATTTATCGCAGGTAAAGGCTTTAGTGGACTCTTAACTGCAGATTACAGCCAGATCGAAATGCGGATCATGGCTCATCTCTCAAATGATGCCGGGCTACTTGCAGCATTTGAAACCGGTGAAGATCTACACGCCACCGTTGCTGGTCTTGTCTTTGGTGTGAAAGCCAATGAAGTTGATTCAGAGATGCGCCGTCAGATCAAAGCGATGTCTTACGGACTTGCCTACGGCTTGAGTTCTTATGGTCTTGCCGCGCAGTTAGATCTCTCACCACCTGCGGCGCAGGATTTAATGGATCGCTACTTCCAACGTTTTGGTGGAATCCGCGATTACTTGAGCAGCGTCGTAGAACAAGCACGTAAAGTTGGATACACCGAAACCGTTATGGGGCGCAGACGCTACCTGCCAGATCTAATGCACGATAACCGCCAGCGCCGCGAGATTGCAGAACGCATGGCGCTAAATGCTCCGATTCAAGGCTCAGCCGCCGACATCATCAAACAGGCGATGCTAAATGTCGAGCGCGCGTTGATTAGCGAGAACCTTAAATCACGTCTCTTGCTGCAGGTTCACGATGAGTTGATCCTTGAAGTTGTAGCGGGTGAAGAAGAAGTTCTAACTAATTTGGTGCGACGTGAGATGGGTTCTGCCTTCCCGCTTCGCGCACCGCTTGATGTAAGCGTCGGTATCGGTAAGAGCTGGAACGAAGCTGCACACTAA
- a CDS encoding MFS transporter produces MKRYRELFAIPNVWVLVLSAFPARVAYGMVALAIFFKTEDATGSIAAAGFAIGINSVAGAATAGLRGMLMDKYGQKWPLRIFVPGYAGMMLILNTMENRNGILLAAFIMGITAPPINLSVRPLWRDVVPKDFLRTAYAVDTSVMSSAGVLGPVIATSLALSSRPGSPLVVASIFMLIGGGGLAITKVSRNWIPEKKEENHISLWRHKAIQLLMIEGCFIGFGWGVFDVAVPAFATLEEVPHRTAWILAAMGIANIFGGLLGGLVSKKVSALKAMRITYLIWIFISIPIVFTYPGWSMVIAASFLGLVGGTIQVFYWEVMEAVRPKGSAVGMMGWIWTVEGTLMSIGAAAGGWIAETYSPRFALSITCFTIVTGFIILNLGKKRLSAADRIPTDEEDLAAMSDNSPTTT; encoded by the coding sequence ATGAAACGCTACAGAGAACTCTTTGCCATTCCCAATGTATGGGTCTTAGTTCTCTCAGCATTCCCGGCCCGTGTCGCCTACGGCATGGTTGCACTCGCCATTTTCTTTAAGACTGAAGATGCAACCGGCTCGATTGCTGCTGCGGGATTTGCTATTGGAATTAACTCTGTCGCGGGCGCCGCAACTGCTGGATTACGTGGCATGTTGATGGATAAATATGGACAGAAATGGCCACTGCGTATTTTTGTTCCAGGTTACGCCGGAATGATGTTGATTTTAAATACTATGGAAAATCGAAATGGTATTTTGTTGGCCGCCTTCATTATGGGAATTACCGCGCCTCCAATTAATCTCTCAGTACGTCCGTTGTGGCGCGATGTCGTTCCAAAAGATTTCTTGCGCACCGCTTATGCCGTAGATACATCGGTAATGAGTTCTGCAGGTGTTCTAGGTCCGGTTATTGCCACTTCATTGGCTCTCTCATCACGTCCAGGAAGCCCGCTTGTGGTGGCTTCCATCTTTATGTTGATAGGAGGCGGCGGTTTAGCGATTACCAAAGTTTCTCGTAATTGGATCCCAGAGAAGAAAGAAGAGAATCACATCTCCCTCTGGCGCCACAAGGCAATTCAATTGCTGATGATCGAGGGGTGTTTTATTGGTTTCGGTTGGGGCGTTTTCGATGTAGCCGTTCCAGCTTTCGCAACTTTAGAAGAAGTGCCCCACAGAACTGCTTGGATTTTAGCGGCGATGGGAATCGCAAATATCTTTGGTGGACTTCTTGGCGGTCTTGTCTCAAAGAAAGTATCTGCACTTAAGGCGATGCGAATTACCTACTTGATTTGGATCTTCATCTCAATACCGATCGTCTTTACTTATCCAGGCTGGTCGATGGTTATTGCCGCTTCATTCCTAGGTTTGGTAGGCGGAACGATCCAAGTCTTTTACTGGGAAGTTATGGAGGCGGTGCGCCCTAAGGGTTCGGCAGTTGGAATGATGGGTTGGATCTGGACTGTTGAAGGAACTCTGATGTCAATTGGTGCTGCTGCTGGTGGTTGGATCGCAGAGACTTATTCACCGCGATTTGCTCTCTCCATAACCTGCTTCACTATCGTTACCGGATTTATCATTCTTAATTTAGGAAAGAAACGTTTATCTGCGGCAGATCGCATACCAACAGATGAAGAAGATCTCGCAGCTATGTCTGATAATTCACCAACTACTACTTAG